GAGGGCGTGTCGGCGGGGGATGTCGAGGCCGTGCCACTGAATTTGCGGCACGAACTCCTGCAGCAGCAGCAACAGTGTTCCTTCGCCGACGCCGACCTCGAGGCCCCGGCCCGTCGGGGCCGGCAGTTCGAGGTCCTGGAATGCGGTGATGATCGCCCGGTACCGGTTCCACATTCCGCGGTAGGCCTCCGGGTGTACACGGACGGTGCGCAAGGTGGGATCCAGCCGGGTGCACAGCGCGTGCACGCGCCGCACGTCCGCGGCGCAGATTCGCGGCGGTCGGCAAGGTTGGGGGGGCGGAGTTTTCATCCGGTGGTGGTGGTCAGGCGCACGGCGGTGCGTCCCGCGATCAGAGCGCGCAGGTAGTACACTGTGAACACGTACATTGCTGCGATCGCAAAAGGCGGCACCGCGATGAGGCGCCAGCCGCGGACCTCGCGCCAGACGGGGGCGCTCCATAGCGACGCGAACGCCAGGACCACCAGAGGTGCCCACGGCCAGGCGGGCGGCACCAGTGTCGCGAGGCAGGCCACGCACAGCATCGTCCGCGCCACCAGGTGCCGCAGATAGCCGGGCTCGTGTTCGAGATGCCGCAGGTAGACGGGCACGGTTGCGCCCATGCACTCCGCGTTTCGCGCGTACTTCCGTAGCAGGCCGAGCGGTGTGTGGCGGCGGCCGTAGCCGTGGAGATGTTCGACCTCCACGCCCGTGTCCGCGAGCCGCCCTTCGCGCAGCAGGCGCACGCGGAAGTCGAAGTCCTCCCCGCCAAACGGGAACCTCGCCTCGTCAAAGCCGCCGATTTTCTCGAAGATCTCCCGGCGGACGCCGTTGAACTTCGTATCGAGGTCGTGTTCGCAGCGCAGGCGCTGATAGCGGGCCAGAAACACCTGGCCCCAGAAGTCGTAGCGATAAAAGTCCTCGCCGGCGCCCAACCCCGTGAAGGTCGTCGCGACCACGGTGGGGTCGTCGAATGCGCGGAGGACTTTCAGGAGTGCTTGCGGATCGCGGATGCGGACATCCGCCTGCATGAACAGCAGGATCGGCGCGCGGGCGGCGCGCGCGCCGTCGTTGCGGGCATGGTTCATGCCCGTGCGACCGGCCGGGGATGAAAGAATGCGGACCTCGGCGCGCCGACCGAGCGGGTGGCTGCGGATGACCTCCACCGAGGGATCCGTCGAATGCCCGTCCACGAAGATCACCTCGAACGGCCGGTCGAACTGTTGCCTCGCGAGCGAGTCGAGGGCGAGGGGCAGCGTGGTGGCCTCGTTACGGAACGGAATGACGATGGAGATTGCGGGGGCGGGAGCTTCGGACATTGCCATCAGAGTTCGGGCTCCCGCAGCACGAGGGTTGCGCCGGTTTGCCCCAGCCGGACGGGGACCTCCTGGAGGCGGGCGAGGGAGTTCCGGATCCGGCGGTGGCGGGCGGGTTCGGCCATGATCAGCAAGAAGCCCCGGCCGCCGGCACCCAGCAGCTTGCCCCCGAGTGCTCCGGCGGCGCGGGCGGCGGCATAGGCGGCGTCAATCTCGCGGTTGGAAATGCCGGTGGCAAGGCCGCGTTTCAAGGTCCAACCTTCGTGCAGGAGACGCCCGAAGGAGGTCCAGTCGGCCGCCAGCAATGCGGCCTCGCCAAGCTCGACCAACTCGGTGAGGCGCCGCAGCGAACGCGTGTTGCCGGGCATCCGTCGGCGCTGTTCGGCGAGAATGTGCTGCGCGGAGTCCTCGCGCCCGAGGTAAAAAAGGAGGAACCGCTGTTCGAGTTCCGTCAGCGCCGCCGCGGGCAGACCGACGCGGTGCACCCGCACCCGATCGCCGGGACCAAAGTCGAGCCGCAGCAGGCCGCCGTAGGCGGCGAAGTACTGGTCTTGATGGCCGCCCGCGTCGCCCACGCGCACCCGTTCCACTTCGATCGCCTCGCGGGCGAGATCCTCCGGGCCCACCCGGTCGCCGCGGAACGCATGCAGCGCATAGAGCAGCGCCACGGTGAACGCGGATGAAGAGCCGATGCCGGTGCGGCCGGGCAGGTCGGCGACGTGCGCGATCTCGACCCCTCCGCGCGTGGGCACCAGCCCGAGGCATTCTCGAATCAAGGGGTGCTGGAACTCCCTCGGCACGTCCACCAGCTCGGTCTTCGAGTAGCTGGCGCGGTAGCGGTGGGCGAAGATCGGGTTCAGACGGTGCAGCGCAATGTAGGCGTAGCGGTCCAGCGTAACGCCCAGCACCGCGCCCCCGTGCGCGCGGTAAAACTCCGGAAAGTCCGTGCCGCCACCGAAGAAGCTAATGCGGAACGGCGCGCGCGCGATGATCATCGTGGGATGCCCCCCGTGCGGCGGCACTCGTCGAGAAACCGCCGGACCGATTCGCGGGTGGACGGGGGCGGGCAGTAGCGCCGCAGCGTATCGAGAGAGATTTCATATCGCTCCACCGGCAGCATCCCGCCGACGTGTGCCGGAGCGTCGCGGCCCAGCCACTCGGCGACTTCCCGGAGCGTGACGATGCCCTCCCCGGCCACGTTGATCACGCGTTCCTCGACGCCCCGTTCAATCAGGTCGAACAAAATCCGGGCGAAATCGCGGGTGTCCAAGTACTGATACGCCGAGGCCAGATCCACGCGCAACGGGGCACCGGTCAGCAGGTCGTAGATGGAGTTCTTCCAAAGTCGGGGCCCGACGAACCCCCCCATGCGTAGAATCAACCAGCGGCGCGCATCGTGACGCACGATCTGTTCCGCAAGCCACTTGTGAAACCCATACTGGGAGAGCCGTGAGGATTCGATCGGCGAGTCTTCCGCCGTCGTCGCCGGTGAGGACGGATCGGGATAGACGTCACAGGAAGACAGGTGCACGTACTGCGCGCAGCGGAATTCGTGGAGCGATCGCTGCACGCTGCGGACGGAAAGATCGAACTCAAGCGCAGGATCCTGCGTGGCGAGGTATTTTCTCGAATTGCCGTTTGCGTTGATGAGCAGCTCGCTCGTTGCGCCTCGGGCGGCGTCGTAGTTGTCCTTGTCCACCGCCAGCAATTCGAATCCCCGCCGGGCAGCCTCCGCCGCCACCGCGGAGCCAACAAAGCCGTGCGCGCCGAGCACGACGCATCGTCGGCCCCCTTTCATAAGCGGACGTTACCCTCCCGACGGGCCCGTTCGAACCAGGCGACGGTGCGCCGCAACCCCTCCTCCAGCGAGGTGGAACAGCTCAGCCCTAGCGCGCGCAACCGCGACACGTCAAAGATTTTGTCCATCTGCCCGTCCGGTTTCGAGGTGTCCCAACGGATCCGGCCTTGGAACCCGACGACGCGCGCGACCGTCTCCGCCAGTTCGCGGATTGAGATTCGCGTGCCGGTCGAGATGTTGACCGGTTCGCTGGAGTCATAATGGGCGAGGAACCAGGGGATGGTCGCCGCGACATCGCCGGCGTAGACGAAGTCTCTGGTTGGTCGGCCGGTGCCCCACGCGACGACTTCCGCGTCACCGCGGTCCCGAGCTTCAATGTATTTGCGGATTAGCGCCGGGATCACGTGCGCCTGGGTGAGGTTGAAGTTGTCGTGCTCGCCGTACACGTTGCCGGGAATCAGCACGACGGAATTGAAGCCGTACTGTGCACGGTAGGCCCACGACTGGACGAGCAACACTTTCTTCGCGACCGAGTAGCCGGCGCTTTCGATCTGAGGAAAACCGTTCCACATCTGATCCTCGCTGATCGGTGAAACCGCACGAGCGGGATAGGAACAGCCGCCGATCAACGTGAGGAACTTTCGCACACCCACACGGAACGCGGCATGGAAGGTTGCGGTGTTGATCGCCAGATTCTCGTAAAAATAGTCCGCTGGTCGGAGGCGGTTGTCTTCGATGCCGCCGGATTTCGCGGCGAGGTGGACGACGGCGTCGGGCCGGACATCGGCCAGCAACCGATCCGCGGCATTGGGCTGCAGCAGGTCACAGTCGCGCCGGCCGACGGCGATGATGTCGGCGGTCGGAAAGCTGCTGCGCAGTGCCGGTACGATGTGGTGGCCCAGGAAGCCCGTGGCACCGGTGACGAGGATCCGCTGAAAGGGAGTGCTCATTGTCGCGCGCGGTGAGATCGGCTGCTCGCGAGCCTGCAGTGACGTTCTTTGTCGCTTGCTCGCGCGGGTCGCTGGCCAATTCGCGCTGGCCGGCAGGCGCCGGTTGTGCGGCCGGCGGAGCGGTGGGACGGCCAGAGCGCCGGCGCCGTCGCGCGTTGCGGCCGCTCGAGCGTGGTGAAAAACCGCTCAGACATTGGAAAAGCGGGGGCCACGGAGAATCTGGTATCCCTTGATCAGTTCAGCGATGCCCTGCTGGAGCGACACCTCTGGGCGGTAGCCGGTGGCTTCGATTTTCGCATTGCTGACGATGTAGTTCCGCTGATCGGGGTCCCGGCCGACGGGGGCCTCCATGATCGTGAACTCCGGCACCTGCTTCTTGATTTCGAGACAGAGCTCGAGCTTGGAGAGGTTCGCATCGCTGAGGCCCACGTTGTAGGCCTGCCCGGCCATGCGGTCGATGTTCTCCAGCGCGTGCAGAAATGCGCGGGCGACGTCGCGTACGTGGATGTAGTTGCGCTTGAAGTGCGCCTCAAACAGCACCACAAAACGGTCGGTGACGGCGCGCCAGGTGAAGTCGTTCACGAGAAGGTCGAGGCGCATGCGGGGGCTGATGCCGAACACGGTGGCGAGCCGAAGTGAGACGCTGTTGCCGGCCTCCAACACGAGACGTTCGGCTTCGACCTTGAGCCGGCCATACAACGAGACGGGACGAAGCGGTGACTCTTCGGTGCATTCGATTCCGGTCTCGCCGATGCCGTAGCCGCTGTTCGTGTTTGGGAAGACGATCCACTGGTCGGAGCGCCGCAGGCGGATCAGCGCGGCAATCGCGTCCAGGTTGATCGCTCGGGCTTCCGCCGGCCAGCGGTCGCAGGCGGGCGCACCGACGATGCAGGCGAGCGGGAGGATGGCCTCCACGTCCGAGTCGAGCAGCCGTCGCAGCAGCGGCTCATCGCGCGCGTCGCCGCGGACGAGCTCGAAGTTCGGATGGTGGCAGCAATCGAGCAGCGAGGTTTGCTGATAGAGGAAATTGTCGAGCACGGTGACGCGTCGGCCGGTGGCCAACAGCATCGGCACGAGTACTGAGCCGATGTAACCGGCGCCGCCGGTGACGAGCACGTGGCGAAAGCGAGGCGCGCTCATGCGCGCCAGAGTAGCGGCCGTGGCGCTGCTCTTCAACCGGCTTGGCTGGATCGCAACCGCCGGCCGGGTTGGGGTCGGAAGCAGCGACCGTGAGGGCTCCCTCGTCGGTGGGGGGCGCGATTGGAGGTGCAGCTGAGCCGGGGTAGAGTGAGATGGCCATGTTGAGCGTCGACATCCGTGCAGCGTTGGTCCAGCAGGGGGCGAACGTCGTGGAGACGTTCGACGGGGGGCGGATCGAACTGCCCTTCCGCCGGCCGAAGCCGGTCGTGGGCTTCCTGCTGGTGGGGGCGGGCATCGTCGTTGCCGCGTTCATGCTGATGTGGATCATCGCTCCTCTTCGCGCGGCGCTGGCCAGCGAGGGCTCCGTCCGGTGGGTTGCGGTATTCTTCGGCATACTCGCGCTGCCGGGGCTATTGCTCGGAGCGGCGCTCATCGCGGCGGGTGTCGCGATTTATCAGGGGCGTTCGCGGACCATTCTTGAGGTTGGTCGTGGTCATCTTCGCCTGACGGAGGAGTTTCTTGGATTCCGCCACACGTGGAGCCGGCGGCTTGAGCGAATTCGCGGCTTTTCCTGGGAGAGTGTCGGCGGGGGGACCTCCGCCTCGAGACCGCCGGCTCGCCTGTCCGGCTCGGTAGCGCTCCTGGCGGGTGTTGTGGGCGAAAAGCCGTTGTGCGTCGCTCCGTTCTATCCGGCGGGGCTGTTGCGGCCTTTGGCGGAGGCGCTGGCTCAGATGACGGGGCGGCCCGTTGCGGGGGGTGCCGAGGCGGCGGATTGCAGTGATGGTGTGAGAGGAGCGGCGGCCATCGAACCGGAGCCGCCCCCGCCGGTCCACACCAAGGTGACCGTGGTCGAAGGGCCGGAGGGGATTGCGATCGACGCGCCGCCGGCGGGGCTGTTACGTGGCAGCCACGGTCTGATCATTTTTGCAGCCATGTGGCTGGTGTTCTGGGGACTGATGGCCTGGGCCGCGCTGGCCGCGGGCGGTGGGATGGGGCGAATGTTCCTTCCTGTACTGCTTTTTGGCGGCGTGGGCGTGGCGCTGTTGCTCTGGTCGGTGCAGCTTGGTCGGCAGCGCGTCTTGATTGCCGCAAACGCGTCGGTGTTGGCGGTACGTCGTCGTGGTCCCCTTCGAAATCGCGAGGAGCGGTATCCGCGTACCGATCTGGCAGCGGTTCGGTGCGGGCCGAGCGGCATCGAGGTGAACAAACGGCCAGTGATGGAGTTGCAGTTCCATTTTCACAATCGGCCGAAGGTGGGATGCATGTCCCACTTGTCGGAGGAGGAACTGCGCTGGTTGGCGGCGAAACTGCGGCGCTGCCTTGGGGTGCCCGAGGTGGCCAGTGCATGGGGGCCAGAGGGGGACGCCGCGGCGATCGGGCGGTGAACGAGGGGGTCATGCCGCGCTGGGGTTCTGCCCAGGTGGGCGGGAGGGCGCGAGCGGCCGCAAGTCCGAGAACATCGGCATGGAACGCTAGAGAGTGCTGGGTTTTGACG
The Kiritimatiellia bacterium DNA segment above includes these coding regions:
- a CDS encoding glycosyltransferase, producing the protein MSEAPAPAISIVIPFRNEATTLPLALDSLARQQFDRPFEVIFVDGHSTDPSVEVIRSHPLGRRAEVRILSSPAGRTGMNHARNDGARAARAPILLFMQADVRIRDPQALLKVLRAFDDPTVVATTFTGLGAGEDFYRYDFWGQVFLARYQRLRCEHDLDTKFNGVRREIFEKIGGFDEARFPFGGEDFDFRVRLLREGRLADTGVEVEHLHGYGRRHTPLGLLRKYARNAECMGATVPVYLRHLEHEPGYLRHLVARTMLCVACLATLVPPAWPWAPLVVLAFASLWSAPVWREVRGWRLIAVPPFAIAAMYVFTVYYLRALIAGRTAVRLTTTTG
- a CDS encoding NAD(P)-dependent oxidoreductase: MKGGRRCVVLGAHGFVGSAVAAEAARRGFELLAVDKDNYDAARGATSELLINANGNSRKYLATQDPALEFDLSVRSVQRSLHEFRCAQYVHLSSCDVYPDPSSPATTAEDSPIESSRLSQYGFHKWLAEQIVRHDARRWLILRMGGFVGPRLWKNSIYDLLTGAPLRVDLASAYQYLDTRDFARILFDLIERGVEERVINVAGEGIVTLREVAEWLGRDAPAHVGGMLPVERYEISLDTLRRYCPPPSTRESVRRFLDECRRTGGIPR
- a CDS encoding GDP-L-fucose synthase encodes the protein MSTPFQRILVTGATGFLGHHIVPALRSSFPTADIIAVGRRDCDLLQPNAADRLLADVRPDAVVHLAAKSGGIEDNRLRPADYFYENLAINTATFHAAFRVGVRKFLTLIGGCSYPARAVSPISEDQMWNGFPQIESAGYSVAKKVLLVQSWAYRAQYGFNSVVLIPGNVYGEHDNFNLTQAHVIPALIRKYIEARDRGDAEVVAWGTGRPTRDFVYAGDVAATIPWFLAHYDSSEPVNISTGTRISIRELAETVARVVGFQGRIRWDTSKPDGQMDKIFDVSRLRALGLSCSTSLEEGLRRTVAWFERARREGNVRL
- a CDS encoding NAD(P)-dependent oxidoreductase — translated: MSAPRFRHVLVTGGAGYIGSVLVPMLLATGRRVTVLDNFLYQQTSLLDCCHHPNFELVRGDARDEPLLRRLLDSDVEAILPLACIVGAPACDRWPAEARAINLDAIAALIRLRRSDQWIVFPNTNSGYGIGETGIECTEESPLRPVSLYGRLKVEAERLVLEAGNSVSLRLATVFGISPRMRLDLLVNDFTWRAVTDRFVVLFEAHFKRNYIHVRDVARAFLHALENIDRMAGQAYNVGLSDANLSKLELCLEIKKQVPEFTIMEAPVGRDPDQRNYIVSNAKIEATGYRPEVSLQQGIAELIKGYQILRGPRFSNV